One part of the Nymphaea colorata isolate Beijing-Zhang1983 chromosome 8, ASM883128v2, whole genome shotgun sequence genome encodes these proteins:
- the LOC116259356 gene encoding basic blue protein-like yields MGRGCALLVVAVLCFLSHFEGACGATYVVGDRRGWTFNVANWPDRKIFRAGDVLIFRYNPSFHNVVAVNPADYRSCAAPRASSTLTSGNDRVTLKRGLNSFICTYAGHCQAGMKIQVSAT; encoded by the exons ATGGGAAGAGGCTGTGCATTACTGGTTGTAGCCGTTCTGTGCTTCCTTTCTCACTTTGAGGGTGCCTGCGGCGCCACCTATGTGGTAGGGGACAGAAGGGGTTGGACCTTCAACGTTGCTAACTGGCCTGACCGGAAAATATTTCGCGCAGGAGATGTATTGA TTTTCAGGTACAATCCTTCGTTCCACAATGTTGTGGCGGTGAACCCAGCGGACTACCGGAGCTGCGCCGCGCCAAGGGCATCGAGCACCCTCACTTCCGGCAACGATCGCGTGACCCTGAAAAGAGGGCTCAACTCCTTCATCTGCACCTATGCCGGCCACTGCCAGGCCGGGATGAAGATCCAAGTTAGTGCCACATAA